A genomic window from Spiroplasma endosymbiont of Labia minor includes:
- the lepA gene encoding translation elongation factor 4, whose protein sequence is MDKSKIRNFSIIAHIDHGKSTLADRILELTSTVSKRNMQDQLLDTMDIERERGITIKLNSVQIPYVADNGEKYIFHLIDTPGHVDFTYEVSRSLAACEGALLVVDATQGIQAQTLANVYLALDNDLFIVPVINKIDLPSADVEKVKQDIENIIGLDCKNAPLISAKTGLNIHDVLEAIVHEIPYPVDADDNAPLKALIFDSYYDKYRGVILSIRIRQGTISIGDKILLMQSKAEYEIVELGIKNPNEVKKERLEAGEVGWLTALIKNIKDVHVGDTVTHVLNPAIEPLPGYKKMNPMVYCGIYPVDTVKYKDLRDALEKINLSDSSLVYEPETSEALGFGFRCGFLGLLHMDVIKERLEREYNLELIATAPSVVYNVYLTNKKVISIDNPSKLPEPQQINYIEEPYVKITIMTPEQYLGDLMDLCQQRRGNYKDLIVIDNNRRELVYEMPLNEIIFDFFNKLKSISKGYASFDYELVDYKESKLVKMDVLLNGISVDALSLIVHRDFSYSRGRAICEKLKEIIPRQNFEVPIQAAIGSKIIARETIKAMRKNVLAKCYGGDISRKKKLLEKQKEGKKKMKSIGSVSVPQEAFVAVLKLDD, encoded by the coding sequence ATGGATAAATCAAAAATCAGAAATTTTAGCATTATTGCCCATATTGATCACGGTAAATCTACGTTAGCTGATAGAATTTTGGAATTAACTAGTACAGTTTCAAAAAGAAATATGCAAGACCAATTATTAGATACTATGGATATTGAAAGAGAGCGCGGTATAACAATTAAACTTAATTCTGTTCAAATACCTTACGTTGCAGATAATGGTGAAAAATATATTTTTCATTTAATTGATACACCGGGACATGTAGATTTTACATATGAAGTTTCAAGATCACTTGCTGCATGTGAGGGAGCGTTATTAGTTGTTGATGCTACTCAAGGAATTCAAGCTCAAACATTAGCTAATGTTTATCTAGCATTGGATAATGATTTATTTATAGTTCCTGTAATTAATAAAATAGATCTACCATCTGCTGATGTTGAAAAAGTTAAGCAAGACATTGAAAATATTATAGGTTTAGATTGTAAAAATGCGCCATTAATTTCTGCTAAAACCGGTTTAAATATCCATGATGTATTAGAAGCTATTGTTCACGAAATTCCATATCCAGTTGATGCAGATGATAATGCTCCTTTAAAGGCATTAATTTTTGATTCATATTATGATAAATATAGAGGTGTTATTTTATCTATCAGAATTAGACAAGGAACAATTTCAATTGGAGATAAAATTCTTTTAATGCAATCAAAAGCTGAGTACGAAATAGTAGAGCTTGGTATTAAAAATCCAAATGAAGTTAAAAAGGAACGATTAGAGGCGGGAGAAGTTGGTTGATTGACAGCTTTAATTAAAAATATTAAAGATGTTCATGTTGGAGATACAGTTACACATGTTTTAAATCCTGCAATAGAACCATTACCTGGTTATAAAAAAATGAATCCGATGGTTTATTGTGGTATTTATCCAGTAGATACAGTTAAATATAAAGATTTACGTGATGCTTTAGAGAAAATTAATTTGTCAGATTCTTCACTAGTATATGAACCAGAAACAAGTGAAGCATTAGGTTTTGGTTTTAGATGCGGGTTTTTAGGCTTATTACATATGGATGTGATAAAAGAACGTTTAGAGAGAGAATACAATTTAGAATTAATAGCAACAGCGCCATCTGTAGTTTATAATGTTTATTTGACAAATAAAAAAGTTATTTCAATAGATAATCCATCTAAATTACCAGAACCTCAACAAATAAATTATATAGAAGAACCTTATGTGAAAATAACTATTATGACACCTGAACAATATTTAGGTGATCTAATGGATTTATGTCAACAAAGAAGAGGTAATTATAAAGACCTCATTGTGATAGATAATAATAGACGAGAATTAGTATATGAAATGCCATTAAATGAAATTATTTTTGATTTTTTTAATAAATTGAAATCAATTTCAAAAGGCTATGCTTCTTTTGACTATGAACTTGTAGATTATAAAGAATCCAAACTTGTCAAAATGGATGTGCTACTAAATGGTATTTCAGTTGATGCTCTATCTTTGATTGTTCATAGAGATTTCTCATATAGTCGTGGTAGAGCTATATGTGAAAAATTAAAAGAAATTATTCCACGACAAAATTTTGAAGTACCAATTCAAGCAGCTATCGGTTCAAAAATTATTGCAAGGGAAACCATTAAGGCTATGAGAAAAAATGTTCTTGCTAAATGCTATGGTGGAGACATTTCACGTAAGAAAAAATTGTTAGAAAAACAAAAAGAGGGTAAGAAAAAAATGAAATCAATTGGTTCAGTTTCTGTTCCACAAGAAGCCTTTGTGGCGGTATTGAAACTTGATGATTAA